In a single window of the Planctomycetia bacterium genome:
- a CDS encoding HAMP domain-containing histidine kinase, producing the protein MRRFRWHHACFLLATIDAVVIATGLWLHNRTLGSFQSLLDEAAVFDARERDLTALGEAVMQLSAPTMDVCETGDVAGQRTRWRRFQVDLGDIKARSRLSQRRMKEFWSEVGQLCHAQEAFFARYEKQSQEAPENLSSALATVDRHRRKAARFLAGQQEALLSDAAERHLDHAGLLAAQWIAEMILAVGLIGALGGMIWYTRRLQQSDAALQTERLRVEEERRERLAVIGELCTGVAHGIQNPLAAIRSSSELILDLGAMDADTRHRAEDVLTECTRLSHRVRRLLNFARAPEPRRKAVCVSSVVEEITGELSSRFAEREITLDCRLGHDGLVADADRDELASVFLELFANALDHTPPGGRVEVHAHHTPEHVVVVVRDSGPGVPQGTAKHIFDLFFTTKDGGSGVGLAWARRIVNSMGGSLEFEPAPTSGATFRVTLPRHIQAETPPHRDPADTGRQSIRQFA; encoded by the coding sequence GTGCGGAGATTCCGGTGGCATCACGCGTGTTTCCTGTTGGCGACAATCGACGCCGTCGTGATCGCCACCGGTCTCTGGCTGCACAACCGAACGCTGGGAAGCTTTCAGAGCCTCCTCGATGAAGCCGCGGTTTTCGACGCGCGCGAGCGAGATCTGACCGCGCTCGGCGAAGCGGTGATGCAACTGAGCGCTCCGACGATGGATGTCTGCGAGACAGGCGATGTCGCCGGCCAGCGAACCCGGTGGAGGCGATTTCAAGTCGATCTCGGGGATATCAAAGCGCGATCGCGCCTGTCTCAAAGGCGGATGAAGGAGTTCTGGAGCGAAGTCGGCCAGTTATGCCATGCGCAGGAGGCCTTCTTCGCCCGATACGAGAAGCAGAGCCAGGAAGCACCGGAGAATCTATCCAGCGCCCTGGCCACGGTGGATCGTCATCGTCGCAAGGCGGCGCGCTTCCTGGCCGGACAACAGGAAGCCCTCCTGTCGGATGCGGCGGAACGACATCTCGACCACGCCGGCCTTCTCGCCGCGCAGTGGATCGCTGAAATGATCCTGGCCGTCGGCCTGATCGGAGCATTGGGAGGCATGATTTGGTACACGCGCAGGCTGCAACAATCAGACGCAGCGCTTCAGACGGAACGACTGCGCGTCGAGGAGGAGCGGCGCGAGCGATTGGCGGTCATCGGAGAACTCTGCACCGGCGTGGCCCACGGCATCCAAAACCCCCTCGCGGCCATTCGCAGCTCCTCCGAGCTGATCCTTGACCTGGGCGCCATGGATGCGGACACGCGCCATCGCGCGGAGGACGTGCTCACGGAGTGCACGCGGCTCAGCCACCGTGTCCGTCGTCTGCTGAACTTTGCTCGCGCCCCGGAGCCGCGTCGAAAGGCGGTTTGTGTGAGCAGCGTCGTCGAGGAAATCACCGGCGAGCTATCCTCCCGGTTCGCGGAGCGCGAGATTACGCTTGATTGCAGGCTGGGACACGATGGACTGGTCGCCGATGCGGATCGCGATGAGCTCGCGTCAGTGTTTCTTGAGTTGTTCGCCAATGCCCTGGACCACACCCCGCCGGGTGGGCGCGTCGAGGTACATGCTCACCACACGCCGGAGCACGTCGTCGTCGTCGTTCGCGATTCCGGCCCCGGCGTTCCGCAAGGAACGGCAAAGCACATCTTCGACCTCTTCTTTACGACCAAGGACGGAGGCTCCGGCGTCGGCCTCGCCTGGGCGCGCCGCATCGTCAATTCAATGGGCGGATCGCTGGAATTCGAACCGGCGCCAACGTCGGGCGCGACGTTTCGCGTCACGTTGCCGCGGCATATCCAGGCAGAGACGCCGCCACACCGCGACCCGGCCGACACCGGACGGCAGTCGATCCGGCAATTCGCCTAG
- a CDS encoding thermonuclease family protein, giving the protein MTKQSEFTRARSESILSGPKAWVGGAAMIALAGLAVAFGVQGIVATPKINHRAAGGEVRRLSGDRLKLKDGRDVEFAAIRLPYDDEPNAEKSREVLNKWIEDEGVRLRFDESVVDEKGRIHAYIYANDTFINERLVRDGLAFVKLRAGERQFAEELLAAQREAQLNLLGIWRWVSPSAEGTIIGEPDRGTFHRPDCSKLVESGNERIEITGTAAAFDKGWAPCGKCKP; this is encoded by the coding sequence ATGACCAAGCAAAGCGAATTCACGCGGGCCAGGTCGGAGTCGATCCTCAGCGGCCCCAAGGCCTGGGTCGGCGGCGCAGCCATGATCGCGCTGGCCGGGTTGGCCGTCGCCTTCGGCGTCCAGGGCATCGTGGCAACGCCAAAGATCAACCATCGCGCAGCCGGCGGTGAAGTCCGACGATTAAGCGGTGATCGACTCAAGCTCAAGGACGGGCGGGATGTCGAGTTCGCCGCCATCCGCCTGCCCTACGACGACGAGCCCAATGCCGAAAAATCGCGCGAGGTATTGAACAAGTGGATCGAGGATGAGGGCGTGCGGCTGCGATTCGATGAGAGTGTCGTCGACGAAAAGGGACGTATCCACGCCTACATCTATGCCAACGACACCTTCATCAATGAGCGTCTGGTTCGCGACGGGCTGGCGTTCGTAAAGCTTCGTGCGGGTGAGCGACAGTTCGCCGAAGAGCTGCTTGCCGCGCAGCGTGAGGCTCAATTGAATTTGCTCGGGATATGGCGGTGGGTCTCACCGTCCGCTGAAGGGACCATCATCGGCGAACCGGACCGCGGCACGTTCCATCGGCCCGACTGCTCCAAACTCGTCGAGTCGGGCAACGAACGCATCGAGATAACCGGAACCGCCGCGGCCTTCGACAAAGGTTGGGCCCCCTGTGGCAAGTGCAAGCCATAA
- a CDS encoding type II secretion system protein, giving the protein MNPLPKHLNRRRSCDAHRFIPRRAFTLIELLVVVSIIATLIGILLPVLARARQVGRRTTCAVRLREVGNAAFYYLQSDKFFPSLNNEPSDGHWQYNYIIWDGRDLDHNFGPFVLKNLIPDMQVLFCPVQSSPHHQFKTYVNPWPIQELLDTRAGFGRRPMITGLDVTQLPASTALYADLLHAPDYVSEKGHKNGVNVVYADGHARFVQAFERLIDNEMTLPTSLIDNPTMMQIWKKLDARE; this is encoded by the coding sequence ATGAATCCACTACCCAAACATCTGAATCGCCGTCGGTCTTGCGATGCCCATCGCTTCATTCCACGCCGCGCATTCACACTCATCGAGCTGCTCGTTGTCGTCAGCATCATTGCCACCCTGATCGGCATTCTGCTCCCCGTTCTGGCACGGGCCCGCCAGGTCGGTCGTCGAACCACGTGCGCCGTGCGACTCAGAGAGGTCGGCAACGCCGCATTCTACTATCTCCAATCAGATAAGTTCTTTCCGTCTCTCAACAACGAACCGTCGGACGGACACTGGCAGTACAACTACATCATCTGGGATGGTCGCGATCTGGACCACAACTTCGGCCCCTTCGTCTTGAAGAATCTCATCCCCGATATGCAGGTTCTCTTCTGCCCGGTGCAATCCTCGCCTCATCACCAATTCAAGACCTATGTGAACCCCTGGCCCATTCAGGAGTTGCTCGATACGCGAGCGGGATTTGGTCGTCGCCCGATGATCACCGGGTTGGACGTGACGCAGCTTCCCGCCTCAACGGCGCTTTACGCAGACCTCCTCCATGCGCCGGATTACGTCTCCGAGAAAGGTCACAAGAACGGCGTCAACGTCGTCTATGCCGACGGTCACGCTCGATTCGTTCAGGCCTTCGAGCGGCTCATTGATAACGAAATGACGCTTCCGACTTCGCTCATCGATAACCCGACCATGATGCAGATTTGGAAGAAGCTGGATGCCCGGGAGTAA
- a CDS encoding aminoglycoside phosphotransferase family protein, translated as MTDLHEKPVDQSQSRLIRRLIDPTEALRLLRQVVSWPAGTSPASLSVARVFPSKGGGVGVQWDICVEGTRRGTTTSGSIYAGSRSSSPKKSKNNIRLAKSGPFPFLDLDCCVEGADLVLNTPDQDASLSGIVEAAAGPRMKERLTSGIVARILGRTNAWECDCLNYRPRRRCVLRYRRKNAPNGPFVVGKIYRNGQAIRTPQIIRQARSDLARRGAAELSIPRVLTVWHDWNMVLFEGVLAPESREGRSAGPIQLAQAAGNVLATLHDLSPGKLSTFTPSDELMATARWVELGALAGRIDARAKRIWIDLRKWRHRLPRSSGSLIHRDFYDSQLLPTRQGWAIVDFDTAARGDAEQDVGNFIGHLIWDSVRDGRPRAMWVEAAACFLESYEKCRTARKRTRRSAVMDAARMRFYLVSSLLRVGIIHGLRTGTRRQAQRLHDIADAFRRTSPKRLLAHLRDAGIPSESRCSS; from the coding sequence ATGACAGACCTTCACGAAAAACCTGTTGACCAAAGTCAGTCGCGGCTCATTCGCCGACTGATCGACCCCACCGAGGCGCTGCGCCTGCTGCGTCAAGTCGTAAGTTGGCCCGCGGGCACTTCGCCGGCATCTTTGTCGGTCGCGCGCGTCTTCCCATCGAAAGGCGGCGGGGTTGGGGTCCAATGGGATATCTGCGTAGAAGGCACGCGGCGGGGGACAACGACCTCCGGCAGCATCTACGCCGGATCGCGATCGTCATCTCCAAAAAAATCGAAGAATAACATTCGCTTGGCGAAGTCCGGCCCGTTCCCTTTTCTCGACTTGGATTGCTGTGTTGAAGGCGCCGATCTCGTGCTAAACACGCCGGATCAAGACGCGTCTCTAAGCGGCATTGTCGAGGCGGCCGCCGGACCTCGAATGAAGGAGCGACTGACCAGCGGGATCGTCGCCCGAATTCTCGGCAGGACGAATGCCTGGGAATGTGACTGCCTGAACTACCGGCCGCGACGTCGATGTGTCCTTCGATATCGTCGCAAAAACGCGCCAAATGGCCCCTTCGTGGTCGGAAAGATCTATCGCAACGGCCAGGCGATACGGACGCCCCAGATAATTCGTCAGGCACGCAGCGACTTGGCGCGGCGCGGCGCGGCGGAGCTCTCGATTCCCAGAGTGCTAACCGTCTGGCACGATTGGAACATGGTCCTCTTCGAGGGGGTCCTTGCGCCCGAGTCGCGTGAGGGTCGTTCGGCCGGCCCGATCCAACTTGCCCAGGCGGCCGGCAATGTCCTCGCAACCCTCCATGACCTTTCACCGGGCAAGCTGTCCACATTTACACCGTCAGATGAATTGATGGCTACAGCACGCTGGGTGGAATTGGGGGCGCTCGCGGGCCGAATCGATGCCCGAGCCAAGCGCATCTGGATTGACTTGCGCAAATGGCGACATCGATTGCCGCGATCTTCAGGCTCCCTCATTCATCGCGACTTCTACGACAGCCAACTTCTGCCGACCCGTCAGGGATGGGCGATTGTCGATTTTGACACGGCCGCCCGCGGCGATGCGGAGCAGGATGTCGGCAACTTCATCGGGCACCTGATCTGGGATTCAGTCCGTGATGGACGTCCCCGGGCGATGTGGGTCGAGGCTGCGGCCTGTTTTCTGGAAAGCTATGAGAAATGTCGGACTGCTCGAAAGAGAACTCGACGGTCCGCAGTCATGGATGCCGCGCGCATGCGCTTTTACCTCGTCAGCTCGTTGCTCAGGGTCGGAATCATTCACGGATTGAGAACGGGGACGAGACGCCAGGCCCAACGCTTGCACGACATCGCCGACGCATTTCGCCGGACGTCACCAAAACGCCTGCTGGCCCACCTGCGCGATGCGGGCATCCCCAGTGAATCGAGGTGTTCATCATGA